A region of the Stieleria neptunia genome:
GCTCGCATGGGTCGGCATGGAATGCATTCGCAATTACATGCTGACAGGAATTTCAGCGGCCATGCTCGGGCACAGTTTGGCCGACGTCCCCTCCCTGATTCAAATCGCCGACTTGGGTGGCAGTTACGCGGTCTCGCTGGTGATCGTGGTCGTCAACGTGGCCGTCGTGTCGGCATGGCGATGGCGTTGGCGCTCGACGGGATCGTCCGACGCCGCCAATCCTTTCACGCCATCGGTCGGCAGCGTCCTGTCATGCTGCGTCGCCGCCATCGTGCTGCTCTCGGCGACGTTTCTCTATGGCCGCTATCGCCTTCGACAAGCCACGCAACCCGCAACGACTACGATCGCGCTGGTCGGCCGCAACGAACCGGTGGAATACGATCAAGACCGATCGCGTGAGTTGGAGTTGTTTGATGCTTACGCGGAGGAGTCGATTCGCGCATTCCAATCGACCGAGGAGACGATCGATGCGGTCGTTTGGCCCGAATCGATGTTCACCGGCATGATTCCCTGGATGGCCGGCGACGGCAACGGTGCGATGGCTCGCGAATTGGGGCTGAGCCGCGAAGAAGAGCAGGCGATGACCGCCGAGCATCGCAAACGATTCCAATTTCGCGCGGGATCGTTGCAGGCAATGTTGGCGGCCGGCAACGGCCCCCAAGCGATCAAGCCCGACATCATCGGTGGTTGTGGCGTGATCGACGACGGGCCGACGACGAAGATGTATAGCGGGATCGTCCACGTCGGGCCGGACGGTCAGGTCCGCGACTGGTACGGAAAGATGCACTTGGTCATGTTCGGCGAGTACATTCCGCTGGTCAAACACCTGCCGATCGTTCGCGACTGGGTGCCGAAGAATCTCGGTTTAACGCCCGGCGAGCACGCCAAACGCTTTCGGGTCGGTCAAACGACGCTGTGCCCCAATATCTGTATCGAGACCGCGGTCGAACGCGTCGCGATCAATCACCTGCGTGAACTCGCCGCTGACGAAGGTGGATTGCCGGACGCGATTGTCACCGTCACCAATGACGCCTGGTTTGATGATTCCAGCGTCATCGAGCATCACAAACGATGCGCGCAATTCGTCGCCGTCGCCTGTCGCCGGCCGATCCTGTCGGCCGCCAACAACGGGCCGACGGTCTGGATCGACAGCAACGGCCGTGTCGTCGACTCGCTACCGCAAGGCAGCAACGGATGGGTGATTGCCACGCCGAGTCTGGACAGCCGGACCAGTCTGGTGATGACGCTCGGAGACTGGCCGGCGCGGGTGTGCGCGGTGCTGTTCTTGGCCGCGCTGCTGCGGCCGAACTATTGGCGCAGAAGGGGTTAGCGGTGCGGCACGAGCGCAATACCGCTACTACTTTCGACGCCAAAGTGTGCGGCATGACCCCGACGGGGTCAAAGCCAGTAGCCGGAGGTGAGCGAAGCGACACCTCCGGACGCCCAGTCCCCCGTCAGACGCGACCCCGAAGGGTGTCGAAGCAAATGACGTCGGCGCCCTCGGACCCGGCCAGCTCGCACGCTCAAGCTCACCCATCCACTCCTTTACGAACGCAGACTGCCGCACCGCCGGCAGATTGATTCGCTGCGACCCCGTCCGGGGTCGAGGGGATTGTGGGACGTGATTCCCGGAGGTGGCGCTGCGCTGACCTCCGGCTACTCGCTGGCATCCCTCCGGGATACTCGGTTCGCTGCCGCTCTCCTTTTACACCAAACGGAGTGATGCTTGTTAGCGACAGGGCTCGCGACCCTCGTTAGCGTGTGAACTTGGCTTCGCTGAGCCGCCGTTTGGTTTCGGCCATCAAGGCGTCTTCGTCGGCTTCGCTGTCGGCCACGTAGGTGACGCTGAAACGCAGGTACGATCCGGCGTCGTCCCAGGGCACGGTGACGACACCGAGTTGTTCGATCAAGAATCGCGTCGCGTCTTCGGCCTTGTCAAACGTTTCACCGCTTTCGGTTCCCTTGGGGGCGGGCGTGTAGAGAAAGTATGTGCCGCCGGGCATTTCGCAATCGAAGCCGCACTCCTTCAGCACTGCGACCAGTTTTTCCATCCGCCGTTGATACTTGGCCTTGATCCGCGCCGGAATCGAATCGTCGTCCAGCGCCGCCGCGGCGGCCTTTTGGGTCGCGATGAATTGTCCGCTGTCACTGTTGTCCTTGACGTCCGAAAACGCCGAGACGATTCGCGGGTGACCGGCGACGAATCCCATTCGCCATCCGATCATGTCGTATCCCTTGCTCATCGAGTGGACTTCGACGCCGACGTCCATCGCGCCGGGGGTTTCCAAGAAACTGGTCGGCTTGCCGTCAAACGTCAGCAGGATGTGCGCCGCGTCATGCACGACGACAAACTCTTTCTCCTTGGCCAACGCGACGACCTTCTCGAAAAATTCCGGCGTCGCCAACCGCCCCGTCGGCGAATTCGGATAGTTCAACACCAGCAATTTGGCGCGACGATAGATGTCATCGGGAACCGAATCCAAATCGGGCAGAAATTGGTTCTCTTTCAACAGCGGCAACCGGAACACGTCGCCGCCGTAATAACGCGTGTGTGTGCCCGCGACCGGGTAGCCCGGCACGGTCATCAGGGTCACGTCACCGGGATTGATGAAACACGCCGGCAACATCGCGTAGGCGGGTTTGCTGCCGATGCAATGATTGATCTGCGTGGCCGGGTCCAGATCGACGTCGAAGTGTCGCTTCATGAACCGCGCGGCGGCCTGTTTGTATTCGATCACGCCGTTATCGGCATAGCCGCGGTTCTCGGGCTGATTGATTTCCGTCGCCATGACCTGCCGCACCGCTTCATCGGCCATCGCGTCATTTTCGCCGATTCCGAAATCCAGCAACTGGCGATCGGGATGGGCCGCCAAGGCGTTCCGCTTGGCCCGTTTGATCTTTTCGAACTTGTAGATCTCGGTGCTCTTTCCATAGTTCGCCCCGCCAATGCGATCGGCAAACAACGACTGGAAATACGGATCTTTGACTTCAGGTTCGGTGGCAGATGACATAGCGGTGATCAAAGGAATGGAAGAAGAAATGGTCCTGACGGAGGGCCACGATGATAAACGGCGGGGCAAATGTCCGCGAGTGTGGAGATGTTGAAATCCCCGCCGCTGGTGCCACGCGGCCGACCCTGCCTCACGGCTTGCTGATGTAGTCGCAACTGAAACAATAGTGAGCCGATGGCGCTAGCCACGGACCTCGAAGGGCAATGTTGTCACCACTGGGCCCGCGGCTAGCGCCGTCGGCTCACTCAGTCAACAAGCCGCTCAAGAGTCACCCTCCCTGGCAGGGAGGGTCGAGCGCAGCGAGGGGAGGGTTGAGCGGTCGTCGCTGAGCGATTCCGAGCCACAAAGACCCTCCCCGCGTCGTCGTAAACTCCTCCGCGACCCTCCCAGAGGGAGGGTGACTTCAACTCCTGCGACTTGTGTCGACACCAATGCCTGCCAGGAGAACGCTGCTCAAATCCCCTCACGTCACCGATTGAGGCGTCTGGGCAAACCCGCGGCGGACCAACGCCTCGGCGACTTCCGCCGTCGGACCCAAGTAGTCGGCCACGATGAATCGGACCTGTGGGTGACGCGTCGAGGCCTCGGCGACTTGATTGCCGATCGCGTCGTACAAACGGCCCTGGAACAGTAAATGCGGCTGAACGATCACGGTTCGGATCCCGGCACGGCCTGCAACCTCGTCCAGGACGTCGGGAAGCTTGGGCTCGGCCATCGCGTAAAAACCGACCGCGTGGTGGGGCATCCCGCAGCGCCGGGCGACGATTTCGCCCAGCACCCGCATGTCGGCTTTCGCACAGGGGTCGTAACTGCCCCGCCCGACCATCAGCAGCGCGACCGATTCGTCGATCTGGATCGCTTCCCGATCCGCCGCTTGCTCGATCCGGCTGGACAGCAAGGCGATGATGGTCGGGGCGCGTGACAGGGGACCGGACTGGCTGTAGCGGACGCCCGGAGTCTCTGCGGCGCACGCGGCGACCGCATCGGGAATGTCGCTCCGGGCGTGCCCGGCGGCAAACAACAACAGCGGTGCGACGCGAATCTGTTTCGCGCCGCGTCGGACCAACGCTCGCCAGGCTGCGGGGATCGTGGGCTGTTGAAACTCCAACAGGCAACCTTCCACCGGCAGCGGTGCGAGCCGCTCGGCCAAGATCGACGCGAGTTGAAAGAACTCCTCGGTCCCCGCGGGGTCGCGGGTCCCGTGGCCGACCAATAGAACCGCGTCGCTCGGCAAGTCTGCGTCGCGAAGCGGCGTTGCCGCGGTTTTGCCGCCCACTAGTTCGTGGCGACGGTGGAACCCGTGAACCCGGCGGCTTCCAGTTGGGCGATCGCTTGGTCGGCGTCAAATCCGTCTTTGTAGGTCACGATGACTTGGGGGTTATCGATGATGCCTTCTTCCTTTTGCGGAGCGAGTTCCACGGTCAGCACGTCCGACCGTTTCTCCAGGTTCTTTTTGACGCTGGGGTAACACGCGAACGGGCAATGCATTTCCGGGACGGTCATCGTCAGGGATGCCGTTTTGACTTCCGTATCGGGCGCGATCGTGACCGCCTCCGGGGTCGCCGGCGATGGGACCGCGTCGGCCGCGGGCTCGGTCGGCGACATGGTGATCAAGTACATGATTCCGGCAGCGGCTAGAATCGCGGCGCCGTAAGCGAGAGATCGCATGGGAAGGGTCCTTTTCAATGGGAGGGAGCATGCGCTGGAGGGCAGGATGAACCGAAGCTGGGCCAACGCCTTTATCGTTTCATCTTGACGTGAATCGGTCAATTATCGCAATTTCCATTCGCGGTCGGCATCCGCCACCGAGAACTTGATTGAAATCCTGCGACGCAGGCGATTTTCTACCCTTTTTCGCTCGGAGACCAGCCCGTTGCTTCACGTGTCGAGAGCCATTTCCGGTCGGCGGCAAACCAGTCTAGCCGGCGGTGAAGGGACCGCAGGGCGACTTTTCCAGCTGTGCGTGCTGGCCGGAGCCCTGTTTTTTGCTGATTTTAGTCACGCCCAGCCATCGGGGACGACGTTCGATCCGAACCTGGGCGGCAGCCTGATCGGGGCCCCTTCATCCGATCCGTACCAAATGGTCGCACCCGCCGTGGGAAGCCCCTCTTCGGCGGTTTTACCGGCCGCCGGTGGTCTTTTTGCCGGTCGTCCGGCGGTGGACAGTCGGTCGCCTGGCGGCTCCGATCCGTATGCCATCGGCCCGACGACCGTTGCCCAGGCGGTGTCTCCGGCCGCCGCCCAGTTGAATGCGCCGCTGCTGAACGGGCCACTGCTGAACGGGCCGCTCTTCCAGGGCGGACCGATTGACAACAGCCTGCGTCAATGGGATCCGCTGCTGCCAGGCTTTCAAAACCGCATCGACTCGCGGCTTTTCCTTCGCGCCGAGTCTCTGCTTTGGGATGTGTCGGGAATGGACGCCCCGCCCCTGGTCACGACCAGTCCCGACGGCACCGGCCAAGACATCGCCGCCACGCTCGGTCAAGCCGGCACCTCGGTTGCATTCGGCGGCAAGACGCTCAACGACGGTTCGACCGGCGGATTCTTGATCGGCGGCGGCCTTTGGATTTCACCGGAACGAAACTTCGCGATCGAAACCGAGTACTTCCAATTGTCTGAATTCGATGACGGCTACAACGGATCCAGTGACGGCGCGGTGATCCTGGGACGGCCGTACTTCGACGTCACCCAAGGTGGCGAGGCCGCTGAGCTGATCGCCTATCCGGGGTTGGTCAGCGGCGACGTTGGCGTCAGGACCGAGTCCAACCTGCGATCGTTCTTGATCGACGGACGCGTCTCGCTTTGCCCCACGCACGGCGCCTGTTGCCAGCAATGTGGACTGCGTGACCGTACCGATTGGATCATCGGTTACCGCAACATTCGTCTTCGCGATTCGCTGTCGATCGTTGAAAACCGACGTCGCGAACTCAGTAATGACCCGCGAATGTTTGCCTCATCGGATCAATTTCAAACGACCAATCAATTCAACGGACTTCAACTGGGCATCGTGCATCGTATGCTGCTTCAACGAGCCTGGTTGGAAACGTCCATGCGCGTCGCCCTCGGCAACACCGAACAAACGCTGCGGGTTGCCGGCAGCACCACCATCGAAGATCAGGGGACGAGTGCAACTTACGACGCCGGACTGTTGGCGCAGCACACCAACAGTGGCACGCGGTCTCGCGATGAGTTCGCACTGGTCCCCGAGTTAGGCGTCCGATTGGGAATCCGTTTGACCGATCGGCTGCATGCAAACATCGGCTACTCGGTGCTCTATCTGCCCAACGTGATTCGTGCGTCCGAGCAAATCGACCGGGACTTGAACCCTGGGCTGGTACCGCCGGGAACGGATCCGCTGGCCGGTGCGCTGCGGCCACGCGTGTTGTGGGTCCAATCGGACTATCTGGCCCACGGTCTGCATCTGGGCGGTGAATTGAACTTCTGAGGCTCCATCACATCGATTCCATCAGACTGCTGATCAGGGGCAGCAATTGTTTTTTGCGGCTGACGACGCCGTCGAGTTGGTAGAGGCGGTCTTCGAGTTCGGGATAGTTGATGTCCTCCCAACCTTTCGGTTCACTGCTCATCATCAACAGGCTGCCGTTGCTGACGATGTCGGTGACCAACAGGGCGCTGAAGTCGAGCTTTTGCTCCTGGGCCATGCTCTCCAGCGCGCCGAACAATTCGTCTTTGCGTTCCCAGAACAAATCGAAACCGATCTCTTCGATTTGCGAAATGGAGAACGCGTGCCCGGACTCTTCGAAGTGCTTGCAGTCCTCTCGGACGACTTGGCCGGGCGAGCAGGTGCGGAGGGCCGAGCCGACTTGGAAAAATTCTTCGGCGAACGATTCCAACGGCATCGGGCAAAACTGCTGCAGCCATTGCAACATCTCGCGGTCGGTGTTGGTGGTCGTCGGCGAACGCAAGTAAAGCGTGTCACTGATCATCCCGGACGCCATGC
Encoded here:
- a CDS encoding BBP7 family outer membrane beta-barrel protein; amino-acid sequence: MSRAISGRRQTSLAGGEGTAGRLFQLCVLAGALFFADFSHAQPSGTTFDPNLGGSLIGAPSSDPYQMVAPAVGSPSSAVLPAAGGLFAGRPAVDSRSPGGSDPYAIGPTTVAQAVSPAAAQLNAPLLNGPLLNGPLFQGGPIDNSLRQWDPLLPGFQNRIDSRLFLRAESLLWDVSGMDAPPLVTTSPDGTGQDIAATLGQAGTSVAFGGKTLNDGSTGGFLIGGGLWISPERNFAIETEYFQLSEFDDGYNGSSDGAVILGRPYFDVTQGGEAAELIAYPGLVSGDVGVRTESNLRSFLIDGRVSLCPTHGACCQQCGLRDRTDWIIGYRNIRLRDSLSIVENRRRELSNDPRMFASSDQFQTTNQFNGLQLGIVHRMLLQRAWLETSMRVALGNTEQTLRVAGSTTIEDQGTSATYDAGLLAQHTNSGTRSRDEFALVPELGVRLGIRLTDRLHANIGYSVLYLPNVIRASEQIDRDLNPGLVPPGTDPLAGALRPRVLWVQSDYLAHGLHLGGELNF
- a CDS encoding heavy-metal-associated domain-containing protein, with product MRSLAYGAAILAAAGIMYLITMSPTEPAADAVPSPATPEAVTIAPDTEVKTASLTMTVPEMHCPFACYPSVKKNLEKRSDVLTVELAPQKEEGIIDNPQVIVTYKDGFDADQAIAQLEAAGFTGSTVATN
- the lnt gene encoding apolipoprotein N-acyltransferase gives rise to the protein MNQSAPPPETESPANASPAKPPVGRTWWLLSMASLVVPWLSQPPLGWWPLAAIAVAPLLLAAAQTTISRRQYGVLYLAAVGYWALTLQGLRFANPLIYPCWIALAAYLAIYPVAFVVVLRRMMRFGLAMIFAAPLAWVGMECIRNYMLTGISAAMLGHSLADVPSLIQIADLGGSYAVSLVIVVVNVAVVSAWRWRWRSTGSSDAANPFTPSVGSVLSCCVAAIVLLSATFLYGRYRLRQATQPATTTIALVGRNEPVEYDQDRSRELELFDAYAEESIRAFQSTEETIDAVVWPESMFTGMIPWMAGDGNGAMARELGLSREEEQAMTAEHRKRFQFRAGSLQAMLAAGNGPQAIKPDIIGGCGVIDDGPTTKMYSGIVHVGPDGQVRDWYGKMHLVMFGEYIPLVKHLPIVRDWVPKNLGLTPGEHAKRFRVGQTTLCPNICIETAVERVAINHLRELAADEGGLPDAIVTVTNDAWFDDSSVIEHHKRCAQFVAVACRRPILSAANNGPTVWIDSNGRVVDSLPQGSNGWVIATPSLDSRTSLVMTLGDWPARVCAVLFLAALLRPNYWRRRG
- a CDS encoding LL-diaminopimelate aminotransferase; its protein translation is MSSATEPEVKDPYFQSLFADRIGGANYGKSTEIYKFEKIKRAKRNALAAHPDRQLLDFGIGENDAMADEAVRQVMATEINQPENRGYADNGVIEYKQAAARFMKRHFDVDLDPATQINHCIGSKPAYAMLPACFINPGDVTLMTVPGYPVAGTHTRYYGGDVFRLPLLKENQFLPDLDSVPDDIYRRAKLLVLNYPNSPTGRLATPEFFEKVVALAKEKEFVVVHDAAHILLTFDGKPTSFLETPGAMDVGVEVHSMSKGYDMIGWRMGFVAGHPRIVSAFSDVKDNSDSGQFIATQKAAAAALDDDSIPARIKAKYQRRMEKLVAVLKECGFDCEMPGGTYFLYTPAPKGTESGETFDKAEDATRFLIEQLGVVTVPWDDAGSYLRFSVTYVADSEADEDALMAETKRRLSEAKFTR
- a CDS encoding sirohydrochlorin chelatase, producing the protein MGGKTAATPLRDADLPSDAVLLVGHGTRDPAGTEEFFQLASILAERLAPLPVEGCLLEFQQPTIPAAWRALVRRGAKQIRVAPLLLFAAGHARSDIPDAVAACAAETPGVRYSQSGPLSRAPTIIALLSSRIEQAADREAIQIDESVALLMVGRGSYDPCAKADMRVLGEIVARRCGMPHHAVGFYAMAEPKLPDVLDEVAGRAGIRTVIVQPHLLFQGRLYDAIGNQVAEASTRHPQVRFIVADYLGPTAEVAEALVRRGFAQTPQSVT